The Thermococcus sp. genome has a segment encoding these proteins:
- a CDS encoding peroxiredoxin, giving the protein MTYLDIEVFDENGEKVRVGDILKGRWTVLYVYPKDNTPGCTTEAKEFTELLPEFEKLGFQVIGVSKDSVESHRRFKEKHGLKVKLLSDPKTELIKALGAWGKKKRYGKEYEGVIRSTFIVNPDGEIVWEKRNVRAKGHAERVLKIVRELIGAQNGKS; this is encoded by the coding sequence ATGACGTACTTGGACATTGAGGTCTTCGATGAAAACGGCGAGAAAGTTCGGGTTGGGGACATACTAAAGGGGCGGTGGACGGTTCTTTATGTTTATCCAAAGGACAACACCCCCGGCTGTACGACAGAGGCAAAGGAGTTCACAGAGCTCTTGCCAGAGTTTGAAAAACTCGGCTTTCAGGTAATCGGAGTTTCCAAGGACTCCGTCGAAAGTCACAGGCGTTTCAAGGAGAAGCACGGCCTTAAGGTCAAACTTCTAAGCGACCCGAAAACCGAACTCATAAAGGCCCTCGGTGCCTGGGGTAAGAAGAAGCGCTATGGAAAGGAGTACGAGGGCGTAATTAGGAGCACCTTCATCGTAAACCCTGATGGTGAAATCGTATGGGAAAAGCGCAACGTCAGGGCAAAGGGACACGCTGAAAGGGTTCTCAAAATTGTCAGAGAGCTCATCGGGGCACAAAACGGGAAGTCCTGA